The proteins below are encoded in one region of Sulfitobacter sp. SK012:
- a CDS encoding ABC transporter ATP-binding protein, protein MGSISLKSVEKWFGNVQVIKGIDLDILDGELIIFVGPSGCGKSTLLRMIAGLEETSRGQIMLDDNDMTHKVPSERELSMVFQSYALYPHMSVEENVGFALKTAGAPKTEIDEKVGHAAEILKLDAYMDRRPKDLSGGQRQRVAIGRAIVRKPKGFLFDEPLSNLDASLRVDMRFEIARLHKALETTMVYVTHDQVEAMTLADRIVVLKDGLIMQVGSPRELYEKPDNVFVAQFIGSPKMNLIGCETENGFTAQPDLKSGAVQLGIRPEHIGVVDKGAGNCDGVVQVSEYLGADYFHYIDCGPLGLLTVRTSGAFPDIEGQTVGLKFESDNLHFFGADEQAL, encoded by the coding sequence ATGGGTTCTATAAGCCTCAAATCCGTCGAAAAATGGTTCGGCAATGTGCAGGTCATCAAGGGGATCGACCTTGATATTCTCGACGGTGAGTTGATCATCTTCGTGGGCCCGTCTGGGTGCGGTAAATCAACACTGCTGCGCATGATCGCGGGACTTGAAGAAACCAGTCGCGGGCAAATCATGCTGGATGACAATGACATGACCCACAAGGTCCCGTCCGAGCGGGAACTGTCGATGGTGTTCCAGTCCTACGCCCTTTATCCGCACATGAGCGTTGAGGAAAACGTGGGCTTTGCCCTTAAAACCGCAGGTGCCCCAAAGACCGAGATCGACGAGAAAGTCGGCCATGCCGCCGAAATTCTCAAACTTGACGCCTATATGGATCGCCGTCCAAAAGACTTGTCCGGTGGTCAGCGCCAGCGTGTCGCCATCGGCCGCGCGATTGTGCGCAAACCGAAGGGCTTCTTGTTTGACGAACCGCTTTCAAACCTTGATGCCTCTTTGCGCGTCGACATGCGGTTTGAAATTGCGCGCCTGCACAAGGCGTTAGAGACCACGATGGTCTATGTGACCCACGATCAGGTTGAGGCAATGACGCTGGCAGACCGGATTGTTGTCTTGAAGGACGGGTTGATCATGCAGGTCGGCAGCCCGCGCGAGTTGTACGAAAAACCAGACAACGTCTTTGTGGCGCAGTTCATCGGTAGCCCGAAAATGAACCTGATAGGGTGTGAGACGGAAAACGGTTTCACAGCACAGCCTGACCTAAAATCAGGCGCAGTGCAGCTTGGAATCCGACCTGAACATATCGGTGTTGTCGATAAAGGCGCAGGGAATTGTGATGGCGTGGTTCAAGTCAGCGAATACCTCGGCGCAGATTACTTTCATTATATTGATTGCGGCCCACTTGGCCTTTTGACCGTCCGGACGTCCGGTGCATTCCCTGACATCGAAGGGCAGACAGTTGGTCTCAAATTCGAGTCTGACAATCTGCATTTCTTCGGAGCAGACGAACAGGCGCTCTGA